One genomic window of Punica granatum isolate Tunisia-2019 chromosome 1, ASM765513v2, whole genome shotgun sequence includes the following:
- the LOC116187246 gene encoding phosphoacetylglucosamine mutase, whose amino-acid sequence MDEEQKSVLLKSSSQFPIPPDVKFSYGTSGFRADALLLESTVFRAGILAALRSIKTRSMIGLMMTASHNKISDNGIKIADPSGGMLTQQWEPFADALANAPDSDRLLQLIVEFAEKENIKFDGDFRPEILLGRDTRPSGESLLEAAKQGIHSIVGSVGSDMGVVTTPQLHWMVRARNKGMKGSELEYFEQLSSSFRCLVDLIPGGSKTDSAENKLIVDGAHGVGGEKLDSLMKLLDGLNIEVRNSGKGTGILNEGVGADFVQKEKVVPDNFDSNDIGKRCASLDGDADRLVYFTVPSADSSKIDLVDGDKILSLFALYIKEQLSLLSTTGAEDNSYKPHLGVVQTAYANGASTDYLKGLGLEVALTPTGVKYLHEKAAEYDIGIYFEANGHGTILFSERFLSWLEDKNKELASASEGSQQQKAALRLLAVSKLINQAVGDALSVLLLVEAILQHKGWSIQYWNGLYQDLPSKQIKVIVKDRTAVVTTNAETQVASPQGIQEAINSETAKYPWGRSFIRPSGTEDVIRVYAEASTQDAADSLASSVAKLVDKYLGISSS is encoded by the exons ATGGACGAAGAGCAGAAGTCGGTCCTGCTGAAATCCTCATCGCAGTTCCCAATCCCGCCAG ACGTGAAGTTCTCGTACGGGACGTCCGGTTTCAGAGCAGATGCGCTGTTGCTCGAGTCCACGGTGTTCAGGGCAGGGATTCTGGCCGCCCTGAGGTCCATCAAGACCCGGTCGATGATCGGGCTGATGATGACGGCCTCCCACAACAAAATCTCCGACAATGGCATCAAGATCGCTGATCCCAGCGGAGGGATGCTCACTCAGCAGTGGGAACCTTTTGCTGATGCCCTCGCCAATGCCCCTGACTCCGATCGTCTGCTCCAg CTAATAGTTGAATTTGCCGAAAAAGAGAACATCAAATTTGATGGGGATTTCCGGCCCGAGATTTTGTTGGGCAGAGATACAAGGCCTAGTGGAGAATCTCTTCTTGAAGCTGCTAAACAG GGAATTCATTCAATTGTCGGATCGGTTGGCAGTGATATGGGAGTTGTGACTACTCCACAACTTCATTGGATGGTTCGTGCCAGAAACAAGGGTATGAAAGGATCAGAACTGGAATATTTTGAGCAGCTCTCCAGCTCTTTCAG GTGCTTGGTGGATCTGATCCCAGGTGGATCTAAGACTGACAGTGCTGAGAATAAATTGATTGTGGATGGAGCACATGGGGTTGGTGGAGAAAAACTCGATTCTTTGATGAAGTTACTGGATGGGTTAAATATTGAGGTTCGTAATTCTGGGAAAGGGACAGGTATACTTAATGAGGGAGTCGGCGCAGATTTTGTGCAAAAAGAGAAGGTCGTCCCTGATAATTTTGATTCAAATGATATTGGAAAAAG GTGTGCTAGTTTGGATGGAGATGCTGATCGGCTTGTATATTTCACAGTGCCATCAGCAGATAGCAGTAAGATTGACCTTGTCGATGGGGACAAGATCCTGTCCTTGTTTGCTCTCTACATCAAAGAGCAGCTCTCCCTTTTGAGCACAACTGGTGCTGAAGACAACTCTTATAAACCTCATCTGGGGGTCGTGCAGACAGCTTATGCCAATGGAGCATCCACAGATTATCTCAAAGGGTTGGGCCTTGAAGTTGCATTGACTCCAACAGGAGTCAAATACTTGCATGAGAAAGCTGCTGAGTATGACATCGGTATCTACTTTGAGGCAAATGGGCATGGCACCATTTTGTTCTCAGAAAGGTTTCTGTCCTGGTTGGAGGATAAGAACAAAGAGCTTGCTTCAGCATCTGAAG GTTCACAGCAGCAGAAAGCTGCTCTGAGATTGTTGGCAGTGAGTAAGCTGATCAACCAAGCAGTAGGAGACGCATTGAGTGTGTTGCTGCTAGTTGAGGCCATTCTGCAGCACAAGGGATGGTCAATACAGTATTGGAATGGCCTCTATCAAGATTTACCCAGCAAGCAAATTAAG GTCATCGTTAAGGACAGAACAGCTGTTGTCACCACCAATGCTGAAACTCAGGTTGCGAGTCCACAGGGCATTCAAGAAGCAATCAATTCTGAAACAG CAAAATACCCTTGGGGCCGATCATTTATTAGACCTTCGGGCACAGAGGATGTAATACGAGTGTATGCAGAGGCCTCGACGCAGGATGCAGCAGATAGCTTAGCAAGCTCTGTGGCCAAGCTTGTGGACAAGTATCTTGGAATCAGCAGCTCCTGA